In Bradyrhizobium erythrophlei, a single genomic region encodes these proteins:
- a CDS encoding Do family serine endopeptidase: MTDRPTDLSSLPSYRAPRRSLLSARKFALMASVVAGLGIAAYGFGPSAGPVDIFTTSAHAQVNNEVRKVAQPIGFADIVERVKPSVISVKVNINEKVAKNDNGDNSENGDSPFQPGSPMERFFRRFGGGDLPPGLRAIPRGRGMVTGQGSGFFISADGFAVTNNHVVDGADKVEVTTDDGKTFSAKVIGTDARTDLALIKVEGGSNFPFAKLSDGKPRIGDWVLAVGNPFGLGGTVTAGIVSASGRDIGNGPYDDFIQIDAPVNKGNSGGPAFNTEGEVMGVNTAIYSPSGGSVGIAFSIPASTVKSVVAQLKDKGSVSRGWIGVQIQPVTPDIADSLGMKKAEGALVAEPQANGPAAKAGIESGDVITAVNGESVKDARELARTIGGLSPGSAVKLNVLHKGQDKVINLSLGQLPNTLEAKADIDNSDKGSANRGTDVPKLGLTLAPANSVAGAGKEGVVVTDVDPKSAAAERGFKEGDVILEVAGKSVTNVGDVREAITAARNDNKNSVLMRVKSGGSSRFVAIPLAKG; the protein is encoded by the coding sequence ATGACCGACCGCCCCACCGATCTTTCCTCGCTTCCATCCTATCGCGCGCCGCGCCGTTCGTTGCTGTCGGCACGCAAATTCGCGCTCATGGCGTCGGTTGTCGCCGGCCTTGGCATAGCCGCCTACGGCTTCGGTCCGTCGGCCGGCCCGGTCGACATCTTCACCACCAGCGCGCACGCGCAGGTGAACAACGAGGTCCGCAAGGTTGCTCAGCCGATCGGTTTTGCCGACATCGTCGAGCGCGTCAAACCGTCCGTGATTTCGGTGAAGGTCAACATCAACGAGAAGGTTGCGAAGAACGACAACGGCGACAACAGCGAAAACGGCGACTCGCCGTTCCAGCCGGGCTCACCGATGGAGCGCTTCTTCCGCCGCTTCGGTGGTGGGGATCTTCCGCCTGGCCTGCGCGCGATTCCGCGCGGCCGCGGCATGGTGACCGGGCAGGGCTCCGGCTTCTTCATCTCGGCCGACGGCTTTGCCGTCACCAACAACCACGTGGTCGACGGCGCCGACAAGGTCGAAGTGACGACCGACGACGGCAAGACCTTCAGCGCCAAGGTGATCGGGACCGATGCCCGCACCGATCTTGCGCTGATCAAGGTCGAAGGCGGTTCGAATTTCCCGTTCGCCAAATTGTCCGACGGCAAGCCGCGGATCGGCGACTGGGTGCTCGCGGTCGGCAATCCGTTCGGCCTCGGCGGCACCGTGACGGCCGGCATTGTTTCAGCGAGCGGCCGCGACATCGGCAACGGCCCTTATGACGATTTCATCCAGATCGATGCGCCCGTGAACAAGGGCAATTCGGGTGGCCCGGCCTTCAACACCGAAGGCGAGGTGATGGGCGTCAATACCGCTATCTACTCGCCGTCGGGCGGCAGCGTCGGCATTGCGTTCTCGATTCCCGCCTCCACCGTGAAGAGCGTCGTTGCCCAGCTCAAGGACAAGGGCTCGGTGAGCCGCGGCTGGATCGGCGTCCAGATTCAGCCGGTCACGCCCGACATCGCCGACAGCCTTGGCATGAAGAAGGCCGAAGGCGCGCTGGTGGCGGAACCGCAGGCCAACGGCCCGGCGGCCAAGGCCGGCATCGAATCCGGCGACGTGATCACGGCGGTCAACGGTGAATCCGTCAAGGATGCCCGCGAACTCGCCCGTACCATCGGCGGTCTTTCGCCCGGTTCCGCGGTCAAGCTCAACGTTCTGCACAAGGGCCAGGACAAGGTGATCAACCTCAGCCTGGGCCAGTTGCCCAATACGCTGGAGGCCAAGGCCGATATCGACAATAGCGACAAGGGCAGCGCAAACCGTGGAACCGATGTGCCGAAGCTCGGTTTGACTCTGGCACCGGCCAACAGCGTTGCCGGTGCCGGTAAGGAAGGCGTCGTGGTCACCGACGTCGACCCGAAGAGCGCGGCTGCCGAACGTGGTTTCAAGGAAGGCGACGTCATTCTGGAAGTCGCCGGCAAGAGCGTTACCAATGTCGGCGATGTGCGTGAGGCAATTACAGCCGCGCGCAACGACAACAAGAACAGCGTCCTGATGCGGGTCAAGAGCGGCGGATCTTCGCGGTTTGTCGCGATCCCGCTGGCCAAGGGCTAA
- a CDS encoding cytochrome c-type biogenesis protein — MKRVLLAWTMMLTLATAAYAVQPDEIMSDAAKEARARDLSRELRCMVCQNQSIDDSEAPLARDLRLLVRERIAAGDSDAQVIDFLVARYGEFVLLKPRLNSHTWLLWSLTPLALLAGGIALWIHGRRRGQSSAERDTALLNLTPEEETRINQLIAAEPASEK; from the coding sequence GTGAAGCGTGTGCTCCTCGCATGGACGATGATGTTGACATTGGCGACGGCAGCTTACGCCGTGCAGCCGGACGAGATCATGTCGGATGCGGCCAAGGAAGCGCGGGCACGGGATTTGTCGCGCGAATTGCGCTGCATGGTGTGTCAGAACCAGTCGATCGACGATTCCGAAGCGCCGCTGGCGCGCGACCTGCGGCTGCTCGTCCGCGAACGGATCGCGGCCGGCGACAGCGATGCGCAGGTGATCGATTTTCTGGTGGCGCGCTACGGCGAATTTGTGCTGCTGAAACCGCGGCTCAACTCGCATACCTGGCTGCTGTGGTCGTTAACGCCGCTGGCGCTCCTGGCAGGAGGTATTGCGTTGTGGATCCATGGCCGCCGTCGTGGCCAATCCAGCGCGGAACGGGACACCGCGCTGTTGAATTTAACGCCCGAGGAAGAGACGCGAATCAATCAGCTGATTGCCGCGGAACCGGCTTCCGAAAAGTAG
- a CDS encoding heme lyase CcmF/NrfE family subunit yields MIAESGHYALVLAFGLALVQSTVPLLGARWREYSLMNVARSTAVAQLMFCAASFAALVALHVSSDFSVVNVFENSHSMKPLIYKITGVWGNHEGSMLLWVSILALFGGLVAIFGNNLPTSLRAYVLAVQAWIASAFYLFILTTSNPFLRIANPPIEGQDLNPVLQDIGLAVHPPMLYLGYVGFSISFSFAIAALLEGRIDAAWARWVRPWTLVAWIFLTAGIAMGSYWAYYELGWGGWWFWDPVENASLMPWLAGTALLHSLVVMEKRNALKVWTILLSILAFSLSLLGTFLVRSGVLTSVHAFANDPRRGVFILLILCIFIGGSLSLYVLRASSLKQGGLFAPISREGALVLNNLLLTTACATVFVGTLYPLALEVMTGEKISVGAPFFNLTFGPLFIPLLVALPFGPLLAWKRGDLLGAAQRLMAAGIAAFIVLAVVWAWTLGGSTFAPLAIGLAVFVIAGAVIDIVERIGLLRLPPGIAFQRARGLPRSAWGTMFAHAGVGIALIGIVCETSWNSENIRTMRTGDVTSIAGYQLKLESLTPHQGPNYRETVAKFSVLVGGQVIADMTPSKRNFTTRSATTTEAALLSRGASQLYISLGDIGNDGTIAVRIYHKPLVLLIWFGPVLMAFGGLLSLSDRRLRVGAPKPAKSVRGLQAAE; encoded by the coding sequence GTGATCGCCGAGAGCGGACATTACGCGCTGGTGCTGGCGTTTGGACTCGCGCTCGTTCAATCGACCGTGCCGCTTCTGGGCGCGCGCTGGCGTGAATATTCGCTGATGAATGTCGCGCGCTCGACGGCGGTCGCGCAGCTGATGTTCTGCGCGGCATCATTTGCTGCGCTGGTCGCACTTCACGTCTCCTCGGACTTTTCCGTCGTCAACGTGTTCGAGAACTCGCACTCGATGAAGCCGCTGATCTACAAGATCACCGGGGTGTGGGGTAACCACGAAGGCTCGATGCTGCTCTGGGTATCGATCCTGGCGCTGTTCGGCGGCCTGGTTGCGATCTTCGGCAACAATCTGCCGACCTCGCTTCGCGCCTATGTGCTGGCGGTGCAGGCCTGGATCGCCAGCGCCTTCTATCTCTTCATCCTGACGACCTCCAATCCGTTCCTGAGAATCGCCAATCCTCCGATCGAGGGGCAGGACCTCAATCCGGTCTTGCAGGATATCGGTCTGGCCGTGCATCCGCCGATGCTCTATCTCGGTTATGTCGGCTTCTCGATCTCGTTTTCCTTTGCCATCGCTGCCCTGCTCGAAGGCCGCATCGACGCAGCCTGGGCACGCTGGGTGCGGCCGTGGACGCTGGTCGCCTGGATATTCCTCACCGCCGGCATCGCGATGGGGTCCTACTGGGCCTATTACGAACTCGGCTGGGGCGGCTGGTGGTTCTGGGATCCGGTCGAGAACGCCTCGCTGATGCCGTGGCTTGCCGGCACCGCGCTGCTCCATTCGCTGGTCGTGATGGAGAAGCGCAATGCGCTCAAGGTCTGGACCATCCTGCTGTCGATCCTGGCCTTCTCGCTCTCGCTGCTCGGCACCTTCCTGGTTCGCTCGGGCGTGCTCACCTCGGTTCATGCTTTCGCGAACGATCCCAGGCGCGGCGTATTCATTCTTTTGATTCTGTGCATCTTCATCGGCGGCAGCCTTTCGCTCTATGTCCTGCGCGCATCCTCGCTCAAGCAGGGCGGCCTGTTTGCACCGATCTCGCGGGAAGGGGCGCTGGTCCTCAACAACCTGCTTCTGACCACCGCCTGCGCGACGGTTTTCGTCGGAACGCTCTATCCGCTGGCTCTGGAAGTGATGACGGGAGAGAAGATTTCGGTCGGCGCGCCGTTCTTCAATCTCACCTTTGGGCCGTTATTTATCCCGCTGCTGGTCGCGCTGCCGTTTGGACCATTGCTCGCCTGGAAACGCGGCGATCTGCTGGGGGCGGCCCAACGCCTGATGGCGGCAGGTATCGCCGCCTTCATTGTGCTCGCGGTGGTATGGGCCTGGACGCTTGGCGGCAGCACGTTTGCGCCGCTTGCGATCGGTCTTGCGGTGTTTGTCATCGCGGGCGCGGTGATCGATATCGTCGAGCGCATCGGCTTGCTTCGGCTGCCGCCCGGCATTGCGTTCCAGCGTGCCCGCGGGCTGCCGCGCTCGGCCTGGGGCACGATGTTCGCCCATGCCGGCGTCGGGATCGCGCTGATCGGGATCGTTTGCGAGACCTCGTGGAACAGCGAGAACATCAGGACGATGAGGACAGGTGATGTGACGAGCATCGCCGGCTACCAGCTCAAGCTCGAAAGCCTGACGCCGCACCAGGGGCCGAATTACCGCGAGACGGTTGCAAAATTCAGCGTCCTGGTCGGCGGCCAGGTGATCGCGGACATGACGCCGTCGAAACGCAATTTCACGACGCGCAGCGCTACCACGACGGAAGCCGCCCTGCTGTCGCGTGGGGCGAGCCAGCTCTATATTTCGCTTGGTGACATCGGCAACGACGGCACGATCGCGGTCCGGATCTATCACAAGCCGCTCGTGCTGCTGATCTGGTTCGGTCCGGTGCTGATGGCATTCGGCGGCTTGCTGTCGCTGTCGGACCGGCGCTTGCGCGTTGGCGCGCCGAAACCCGCGAAGTCCGTGCGCGGATTGCAGGCTGCGGAGTGA
- the ccmE gene encoding cytochrome c maturation protein CcmE, with protein MTRKQRRLTIIGGSLAVLAVAAALVLNAMRDSIVFFSTPKMVAEKHIQPGKRFRLGGLVQPGSLVHADDLKVRFEVGDGSAALPVSYQGILPDLFREGQGVIAEGALDASGVFKADTVLAKHDENYMPKDVADALKKQGLWKEEYGAASKPGGTAASAAQGNQGAVR; from the coding sequence ATGACACGCAAGCAGCGTCGTCTGACTATCATCGGCGGCTCGCTCGCCGTGCTCGCGGTCGCCGCGGCGCTGGTGCTGAATGCGATGCGCGATTCGATCGTGTTCTTTTCGACGCCGAAGATGGTGGCGGAAAAGCATATTCAGCCGGGCAAACGCTTCCGGCTCGGCGGCCTGGTGCAGCCGGGATCGCTCGTGCACGCGGACGATCTGAAGGTCAGGTTCGAAGTCGGCGATGGCAGCGCCGCGCTGCCGGTTTCCTATCAGGGAATCCTGCCGGATCTTTTCCGCGAGGGGCAGGGCGTGATCGCGGAAGGCGCGCTCGATGCTTCCGGCGTGTTCAAGGCCGACACCGTGCTTGCCAAGCACGACGAGAACTACATGCCAAAAGACGTCGCCGACGCCCTGAAGAAGCAGGGGCTCTGGAAAGAGGAATATGGCGCTGCGTCCAAACCTGGTGGCACCGCCGCCAGCGCAGCGCAAGGCAACCAGGGGGCTGTGCGGTGA
- the ccmI gene encoding c-type cytochrome biogenesis protein CcmI: MTLWFVFALMTAAAIFAVLWPLGRAGQPQQDGSETAVYRDQLSEIDRDVATGLINPPEAAAARVEIGRRLLAAADSERRVSAGSNVRLRRIAAVVALLGLPLVAIGLYFPLGSPDLPDFPLAQRSRAPEGTQSVDNLVAQVEQHLAENPTDGRGWSILAPVLARLGRMDDAVRAFRNSITYNGESADRRADLGEALVAAAGGVVTGDAKSEFERAVALDASEVKARYFLGLAAEQDGRAADAASIWRAMLEKAPPNAPWRSFVEAALARAGGAPVPAPSNEAVAAAKDMSETDRNAMIRGMVDRLATRLHQNGDDVEGWLRLVRAYMVLGDADKAKAASSDARQAVAKDPERLRELNDGLKNLGLDG; encoded by the coding sequence ATGACGTTGTGGTTTGTGTTCGCGCTGATGACGGCCGCGGCTATTTTTGCCGTGCTTTGGCCGCTTGGCCGCGCGGGCCAGCCGCAGCAGGACGGCAGCGAAACCGCCGTCTACCGCGACCAACTCTCCGAAATCGACCGCGATGTCGCCACGGGCCTCATCAATCCGCCGGAGGCCGCTGCCGCACGCGTCGAGATCGGCCGCAGGCTATTGGCGGCGGCCGACAGCGAGCGCCGGGTGAGCGCTGGCTCGAATGTCCGACTGCGCCGCATCGCGGCCGTTGTCGCGCTCCTGGGATTGCCGCTGGTTGCCATCGGACTCTATTTTCCCCTGGGTTCGCCCGATCTGCCTGATTTCCCGCTCGCGCAGCGCAGCCGCGCGCCCGAGGGCACGCAGTCGGTCGACAATCTCGTCGCTCAAGTCGAACAGCATCTGGCGGAGAATCCGACCGACGGCCGCGGCTGGAGCATTCTTGCGCCGGTACTGGCAAGGCTGGGGCGCATGGACGATGCGGTCCGCGCGTTCCGGAATTCCATCACCTATAACGGTGAGAGCGCCGATCGTCGCGCCGATCTTGGCGAGGCGCTGGTTGCCGCGGCCGGCGGCGTCGTCACCGGCGATGCCAAGTCCGAATTCGAGCGCGCAGTGGCGTTGGACGCCAGCGAGGTGAAGGCGCGTTATTTCCTGGGCCTGGCTGCCGAACAGGACGGCCGCGCGGCGGATGCGGCGTCGATCTGGCGTGCGATGCTGGAAAAGGCGCCGCCGAACGCGCCGTGGCGTTCGTTCGTTGAGGCCGCGCTGGCCAGGGCCGGCGGTGCGCCGGTGCCGGCGCCGTCAAATGAGGCGGTGGCCGCGGCAAAGGACATGAGCGAGACCGACCGCAACGCCATGATCCGCGGCATGGTCGATCGCCTCGCCACCCGGCTGCATCAGAATGGCGACGACGTCGAGGGATGGTTGCGGCTGGTCAGGGCCTATATGGTCCTGGGCGACGCCGACAAGGCCAAGGCGGCCTCGTCCGATGCGCGGCAGGCGGTTGCAAAGGATCCCGAGCGGCTGCGCGAGCTGAACGACGGGCTGAAAAACCTTGGCCTAGATGGATGA
- a CDS encoding sensor histidine kinase codes for MRRSSLATRLFLSATAWVVVILLITGVILSSVYRDATERAFDRRLNLYLRTLVAEVATPDEPPDRQFQSLGEPLFELPLSGWYWQITRTDTEKDDVRASRSLWDKKLPKLEDHGAELSAAGIRQGYVEGPEGQTLRMVERPVDLGADGKFLVDVAGDASEIFDETRNFDYYLGGTFGALSIVLVLTTIFQVRFGLAPLKRISDAIADIRSGRAERLEGEFPVEIAPLARETNALIDANREIVERARTHVGNLAHAIKTPLSVIVNEAASHSSDPFAEKVLEQADVMRDQVAHHLERARIAARVTIVGTVTEVGPVVDALRRTMEKIHRDRDVAIEVSAASNVMFRGERQDLEEMVGNLVDNACKWAASRVFIEVLPNGATEPGAAPMLRILVDDDGRGLSEQERAQVSRRGQRLDESKPGSGLGLSIVTDLAGLYGGSLTLGHAPIGGLRAELLLPAA; via the coding sequence ATGCGCCGCAGCTCGCTTGCGACCCGTTTGTTTCTGTCTGCGACCGCCTGGGTGGTGGTCATTCTGCTGATCACCGGGGTCATCCTGTCGTCCGTCTATCGGGATGCCACTGAACGCGCCTTTGATCGCCGCCTCAATCTCTATCTGCGGACGCTGGTCGCCGAAGTAGCCACGCCGGACGAGCCCCCCGACCGCCAGTTCCAGTCGCTGGGAGAGCCGCTGTTCGAACTGCCGCTGTCAGGCTGGTACTGGCAGATCACCCGTACCGACACTGAAAAGGACGATGTGCGCGCGTCGCGCTCGTTGTGGGACAAGAAGCTGCCGAAGCTCGAAGATCACGGCGCCGAGTTGAGTGCGGCAGGCATCCGCCAGGGTTATGTTGAGGGGCCGGAGGGCCAGACGCTGCGGATGGTGGAGCGGCCGGTCGATCTCGGCGCCGACGGCAAATTTCTGGTCGATGTCGCGGGCGACGCCTCGGAGATTTTCGACGAGACCCGCAACTTCGACTACTATCTGGGCGGAACGTTCGGCGCGCTTTCGATTGTGTTGGTCCTGACCACGATTTTCCAGGTGCGCTTCGGACTGGCGCCACTGAAGCGCATTTCCGATGCGATTGCCGATATCAGATCCGGCCGCGCCGAAAGGCTCGAGGGTGAATTTCCGGTCGAGATCGCGCCGCTGGCGCGCGAGACCAACGCGCTGATCGACGCCAACCGTGAAATCGTCGAACGCGCCCGTACCCACGTCGGCAATCTTGCGCACGCGATCAAGACACCGCTGTCGGTTATCGTCAACGAAGCCGCGTCGCATTCTTCCGACCCGTTTGCCGAAAAAGTTCTCGAACAGGCGGACGTGATGCGCGACCAGGTCGCGCACCATCTCGAGCGGGCGCGGATCGCCGCGCGCGTCACCATCGTCGGCACCGTGACGGAGGTCGGCCCCGTCGTGGATGCCTTGCGGCGGACCATGGAGAAAATTCATCGCGACCGAGATGTCGCCATCGAGGTTTCCGCCGCATCGAACGTGATGTTTCGCGGCGAACGGCAGGATCTCGAGGAGATGGTCGGCAATCTCGTCGACAACGCCTGCAAGTGGGCAGCCTCGCGCGTCTTCATCGAAGTCTTGCCGAACGGGGCAACAGAGCCGGGCGCAGCCCCCATGCTGCGAATTTTGGTCGACGATGACGGGCGGGGCCTGTCGGAGCAGGAGCGGGCCCAGGTCTCCCGCAGGGGCCAACGGCTCGACGAATCCAAGCCGGGCTCGGGCCTCGGCCTGTCGATCGTGACCGATCTTGCGGGTCTCTACGGCGGCAGCCTGACCCTCGGCCATGCCCCGATCGGGGGCTTGCGGGCGGAGCTTCTTCTCCCAGCCGCCTAG
- a CDS encoding response regulator transcription factor, producing the protein MRLLVVEDDPDLNRQLTTALSDAGYVVDRAFDGEEGHFLGDSEPYDAVVLDIGLPKMDGISVLEAWRRNGRSMPVLILTARDRWSDKVQGFDAGADDYVAKPFHLEEILARIRALLRRSTGHAQSELTCGPVSLDTRTGRVSVSGNPIKMTSHEYRLLAYLMHHTGRVVSRTELVEHLYDQDFDRDSNTIEVFVGRIRKKLDVDIIQTVRGLGYLLTPPAAGR; encoded by the coding sequence GTGCGCCTACTTGTCGTCGAGGACGATCCGGACCTTAATCGCCAGCTCACCACGGCGCTGTCGGACGCAGGCTACGTGGTTGATCGCGCCTTCGACGGCGAGGAGGGGCACTTCCTCGGCGACAGCGAACCGTATGATGCGGTCGTGCTCGATATCGGCCTGCCGAAGATGGATGGCATCTCGGTGCTGGAAGCCTGGCGTCGCAACGGCCGTTCGATGCCGGTCCTCATTCTGACCGCGCGCGACCGCTGGAGCGACAAGGTTCAGGGTTTCGATGCCGGCGCCGACGACTACGTCGCCAAGCCTTTTCACCTCGAGGAAATCCTGGCGCGGATTCGCGCGCTGCTTCGTCGTTCGACGGGGCATGCGCAGTCGGAGCTGACCTGCGGTCCAGTTTCACTCGATACCCGCACCGGTCGTGTCAGCGTCTCCGGTAACCCGATCAAGATGACGTCACACGAATATCGCTTGCTGGCCTATCTCATGCACCACACCGGGCGCGTGGTATCGCGAACCGAACTGGTCGAGCATCTCTATGATCAGGATTTCGATCGCGACTCGAATACGATCGAGGTGTTCGTGGGCCGTATCCGCAAGAAGCTGGATGTCGATATCATCCAGACCGTCAGGGGGCTGGGCTATCTGTTGACGCCGCCGGCGGCAGGGCGTTGA
- a CDS encoding metallophosphoesterase, giving the protein MSNNTFVIPDIHGRLDLLEDGLVAIAVRSQGSGDTIVTIGDYVDKGPASKAVIERLRSGVGGFDLVTLKGNHDAMMAGALRHGSKMADWLGKGGAAALASYGGDPADVPQSHLDWLDHLALFHADRHRLYVHAGVDPQTPLDLQREETLLWKRYPKGYSEGYGDLHVVHGHDNDPNGPLLYQGRTNLDTLAWRTGRLTIGVFDDDRPGGPVDFIVVNGAPAAR; this is encoded by the coding sequence ATGAGCAACAACACCTTCGTTATCCCGGACATTCACGGCCGGCTCGATTTGCTGGAGGACGGCCTCGTTGCAATTGCCGTCCGATCCCAGGGCAGCGGGGACACCATCGTGACGATCGGCGACTACGTCGACAAGGGGCCGGCGAGCAAGGCAGTGATCGAGCGGCTGCGATCGGGCGTTGGCGGATTCGATCTGGTAACGCTGAAGGGTAACCACGACGCGATGATGGCCGGCGCGTTGCGGCACGGTTCGAAAATGGCGGATTGGCTGGGGAAGGGCGGCGCTGCCGCGCTCGCATCCTATGGCGGCGATCCGGCTGACGTTCCGCAGTCGCACCTCGACTGGCTCGATCATCTCGCCCTGTTCCATGCCGATCGCCATCGTCTGTATGTGCACGCGGGCGTCGATCCCCAGACGCCGCTCGATCTCCAGCGCGAGGAGACGCTGTTATGGAAGCGTTATCCGAAGGGATATTCCGAAGGCTACGGCGATCTCCATGTCGTGCACGGCCATGACAACGATCCCAACGGCCCGCTGCTCTACCAGGGCCGAACCAACCTCGACACGCTGGCCTGGCGGACGGGGCGATTGACGATCGGCGTCTTCGACGACGATAGGCCGGGCGGCCCGGTCGACTTCATCGTCGTCAACGGCGCGCCCGCCGCGCGTTAA
- a CDS encoding Ku protein, whose amino-acid sequence MAPRANWKGFLRLSLVTCPVALYPATSDTEKVSFNQINKKTGHRIKYAKVDADTGEEVASEDIVKGYKVDTDTYIEVSKEELEDIALESTHTIEIDEFVPKTDIDSRYLIRPYYLVPDGKVGHDAFAVIRETIRSMNKVAIGRVVLTNREHIVALEPLGQGLMGTLLRYPYEVRSEKEYFDDIQNVKVTKDMLDLARHIVEKKSSDFEPDKFEDHYETALIDLINQKRAGIRPAAKATPKTGGNVINLMDALKRSLASERQALAAPKAVKGKKPKKRIEGQREMLLPISGKRAAKEEAKAETKAAPAKKPARSSARARKAG is encoded by the coding sequence ATGGCCCCCCGCGCCAACTGGAAGGGTTTCCTGCGCCTTTCACTGGTGACCTGCCCGGTCGCGCTTTATCCTGCGACGTCCGACACCGAAAAGGTCAGCTTCAACCAGATCAACAAGAAGACCGGCCACCGCATCAAATATGCCAAGGTGGACGCCGATACCGGCGAGGAGGTCGCTTCCGAGGACATCGTCAAGGGCTACAAGGTCGATACCGACACCTACATCGAGGTGTCGAAGGAAGAGCTCGAGGACATCGCGCTCGAATCCACCCATACGATCGAGATCGACGAGTTCGTTCCCAAAACCGACATCGATAGCCGCTACCTGATCCGTCCCTATTATCTCGTGCCCGACGGCAAGGTCGGCCACGACGCCTTCGCCGTGATCCGCGAAACCATCCGCAGCATGAACAAGGTCGCGATCGGCCGCGTGGTCCTGACCAACCGCGAGCACATCGTTGCGCTGGAACCGCTCGGCCAGGGCCTGATGGGAACCCTGCTGCGCTACCCCTACGAGGTGCGGAGCGAGAAGGAATATTTTGACGACATCCAGAACGTCAAAGTCACGAAAGACATGCTGGATCTCGCCAGGCACATCGTCGAAAAGAAATCCTCAGACTTCGAACCCGACAAGTTCGAGGACCACTACGAAACCGCGCTGATCGATCTCATCAACCAGAAGCGCGCCGGCATTCGCCCGGCCGCGAAAGCCACGCCCAAAACGGGCGGCAACGTCATCAACCTGATGGACGCGCTCAAGCGCAGCCTCGCCAGCGAACGGCAAGCGCTTGCCGCCCCGAAGGCCGTCAAAGGCAAGAAACCGAAGAAGCGCATCGAAGGCCAGCGCGAGATGTTGCTGCCGATCAGCGGCAAGCGTGCGGCCAAGGAAGAAGCCAAGGCCGAGACGAAAGCTGCGCCCGCAAAAAAGCCCGCGCGTAGCTCCGCGCGGGCGAGGAAAGCCGGATAG
- a CDS encoding Flp family type IVb pilin, with the protein MLQLISRFLRDESGATAIEYCIIAAGISIVIITAVRGIGSTLSSNFGLINTSLK; encoded by the coding sequence ATGTTGCAGCTGATTTCGCGATTTCTGCGTGATGAATCCGGCGCGACGGCCATCGAATATTGCATCATTGCCGCCGGCATCAGCATCGTGATCATCACCGCCGTCAGAGGCATCGGCAGCACGCTGAGCAGCAACTTCGGGTTGATCAATACGTCGCTGAAATAA